The following proteins come from a genomic window of Dictyoglomus sp.:
- a CDS encoding gamma-glutamylcyclotransferase: MSDYDNKKEKLKQYLFVYGSLLSHNSRNYLLKDSKFIGKAILENYGLYKISWYPGIVSKEGSKVVGEVYEVDDVTLEKIDNFEGEGELYKRERVIVNLEKGEKIEAWTYVYLNEVKEENFIPFENQPWRD, encoded by the coding sequence ATGAGCGACTACGATAATAAAAAAGAAAAATTAAAGCAATATCTTTTTGTTTATGGTTCTCTTCTTTCTCACAATTCTAGGAATTATCTTTTAAAAGATTCTAAATTTATTGGAAAAGCTATTCTAGAGAATTATGGTTTATACAAAATCTCTTGGTACCCCGGAATTGTCTCTAAAGAGGGATCAAAAGTAGTAGGAGAAGTATATGAAGTAGATGATGTTACTCTTGAAAAAATTGATAATTTTGAAGGAGAGGGAGAATTATATAAGAGAGAAAGAGTTATTGTAAATCTTGAAAAAGGGGAAAAAATAGAAGCTTGGACTTATGTTTACCTAAATGAAGTAAAGGAAGAAAATTTTATACCCTTTGAAAACCAACCCTGGAGAGATTAA